From the genome of Bradyrhizobium elkanii USDA 76, one region includes:
- a CDS encoding efflux RND transporter permease subunit, with amino-acid sequence MSVSEPFIRRPIATSLLGIALMIGGALGYWALPVSALPQVDFPTVQVTTQLPGASPDVVASLITAPLERQLGQIPSLSSMNSTSSFGVSQISLQFDLNRDIDGATQDVQAAINAAAGILPKTLPYPPVYAKVNPADAPVMTLALTSETISLRAMSDLADTILGQRLSQISGVGRVSILGGLKPAVRVQADLARLAAYGIAMEDLRNAIAGANVSGPKGSLDGAQQSYTIAANDQIAAADAYRPIIIAYRNGSPVTIGDVAQIVDGLENDRTGGWYQGTPAVIIDIQRQPGANVIDVVKQIRGEIPRLQRAVPAGVKLTIVSDRTVTIRASVRDVQFTLILSVVLVTLVVLLFLRSLRATLIAGVALPLSLITSFGIMYFAGFSLDNLSLMALTIGTGFVVDDAIVMIENIVRHMEGGETVMEASLKGASEIGFTVISLTVSLIAVFIPLLFMSGLVGRMFREFALTLTIAVVTSAIVSLTLTPMMCSRLLKNIHEEMAVPGLAAVSRFIDRMVEFYHRTLLWVLRRQRATLLVTFATIALTLIMYVLAPKGFLPLQDTSSITAVTEAGPDVSFAEMQRRQSAVSNIIKADPDVVGVVSVIGSGSVNPTTNVGRLVMTLKPLDERREGVVKVIERLKQKVAAVPGMTVYFQPVQDVQISTQSSRSQYQYTLTATDAAEVSQWAQKLVAEMRRDPIFRDVSSEAQEGGLRAALDVNRQRAGQLGVSLQGVTDTLNDAFAQRQISTIYGQANQYRVVLEALPMYQRDPSILDKLYLPGANGAQVPLSAVATLVRTTAPLAISHQAQFPSVSLSFNLAPGEALGDAVAAVKAIESRIGMPGSIVGIYSGDAAEFARSLAGQPWLILAAIITIYIVLGVLYESYIHPITILSTLPSAGVGAILALMLCGQDLSVIGLIGIILLMGIVKKNAIMMIDFALEAERHQGMSSYDAIVQACLLRFRPIMMTTLAALFGALPLAIESGTGAELRFPLGISIIGGLLLSQLLTLYTTPVIYLALDRLNRRIERAVPEPGPSGPPIAGATEGMQ; translated from the coding sequence ATGAGCGTCTCCGAACCGTTCATCCGCCGGCCGATCGCCACCTCGCTGCTCGGCATCGCCCTGATGATCGGCGGTGCGCTCGGCTATTGGGCGCTGCCGGTCTCGGCGCTGCCGCAGGTCGACTTCCCGACCGTGCAGGTGACGACGCAACTGCCCGGCGCGAGCCCCGACGTGGTGGCCTCGCTGATCACGGCGCCACTGGAGCGGCAACTCGGGCAGATCCCGTCACTGTCGTCGATGAACTCGACGAGCTCGTTCGGCGTCAGCCAGATCTCGCTGCAGTTCGACCTCAACCGCGACATCGACGGCGCCACGCAGGATGTGCAGGCCGCGATCAACGCCGCCGCCGGCATCTTGCCGAAGACGCTGCCGTATCCGCCGGTCTACGCCAAGGTGAACCCGGCGGACGCGCCGGTCATGACGCTCGCGCTGACCTCGGAGACGATCTCGCTGCGGGCGATGAGCGATCTCGCCGACACCATCCTCGGCCAACGGCTGAGCCAGATTTCCGGCGTCGGCCGGGTCTCGATCCTCGGCGGCCTGAAGCCGGCGGTGCGCGTGCAGGCCGATCTGGCCCGGCTTGCGGCCTATGGCATTGCGATGGAGGATCTGCGCAACGCGATCGCCGGCGCCAACGTGTCTGGGCCGAAGGGATCGCTCGACGGCGCCCAGCAATCCTACACCATCGCCGCCAACGACCAGATCGCCGCCGCCGACGCCTACCGGCCGATCATCATCGCCTATCGCAACGGCTCGCCGGTCACGATCGGCGACGTTGCCCAGATCGTCGATGGGCTGGAGAACGACCGCACCGGCGGCTGGTACCAGGGCACGCCGGCCGTCATCATCGACATCCAGCGCCAGCCGGGCGCCAATGTCATCGACGTCGTCAAGCAGATCCGCGGCGAAATCCCGCGGCTGCAGCGGGCGGTCCCGGCCGGCGTCAAGCTGACCATCGTCTCCGACCGTACCGTGACGATTCGCGCCTCGGTGCGCGACGTGCAGTTCACGCTGATCCTGAGTGTCGTGCTGGTGACACTGGTGGTGCTCCTGTTCCTGCGGTCGCTGCGCGCGACCCTGATCGCCGGCGTCGCGCTGCCGCTGTCGCTGATCACGAGCTTCGGCATCATGTATTTCGCGGGCTTCAGCCTCGACAACCTGTCGCTGATGGCGCTGACCATCGGAACCGGGTTTGTGGTCGACGACGCCATCGTCATGATCGAGAACATCGTCCGCCACATGGAAGGCGGCGAGACGGTGATGGAGGCCTCGCTGAAGGGTGCCAGCGAGATCGGCTTCACCGTGATCTCGCTGACGGTGTCGCTGATCGCGGTGTTCATCCCGCTGCTGTTCATGTCCGGCCTGGTTGGTCGCATGTTCCGCGAATTCGCGCTCACCTTGACGATCGCGGTGGTGACCTCGGCGATCGTCTCGCTGACGCTGACGCCGATGATGTGCTCGCGGCTGCTCAAGAACATCCATGAGGAGATGGCGGTCCCGGGCCTGGCCGCGGTCAGCCGTTTCATCGACCGCATGGTGGAGTTCTACCATCGAACGCTGCTCTGGGTGCTGCGGCGCCAGCGCGCGACGCTGCTGGTGACGTTCGCGACCATCGCGTTGACGCTGATCATGTATGTGTTGGCGCCGAAGGGTTTTCTGCCGCTGCAGGACACCTCGTCGATCACGGCGGTGACCGAGGCCGGACCCGACGTCTCGTTCGCCGAGATGCAGCGGCGTCAGAGCGCGGTCTCAAACATCATCAAGGCCGATCCTGATGTGGTTGGCGTGGTCTCGGTGATCGGCTCGGGCTCGGTCAATCCGACCACCAATGTCGGCCGTCTGGTGATGACGCTGAAGCCGCTCGACGAGCGGCGCGAGGGCGTCGTCAAGGTGATCGAGCGCCTCAAGCAGAAAGTCGCGGCGGTGCCCGGCATGACGGTGTACTTCCAGCCGGTGCAGGACGTGCAGATCTCGACCCAGTCGAGCCGCTCGCAATACCAGTACACGCTCACCGCGACCGACGCCGCCGAGGTCTCGCAATGGGCGCAAAAGCTCGTCGCCGAGATGCGGCGCGACCCGATCTTCCGCGATGTCTCCTCGGAGGCGCAGGAGGGTGGCCTGCGCGCGGCGCTCGACGTCAACCGCCAGCGTGCCGGCCAGCTCGGCGTCAGTCTGCAGGGCGTCACCGACACGCTGAACGATGCCTTCGCGCAGCGGCAGATCTCGACGATCTACGGCCAGGCCAACCAGTACCGCGTCGTGCTCGAAGCGCTGCCGATGTATCAGCGCGACCCGTCGATCCTCGACAAGCTCTATCTGCCCGGCGCCAACGGCGCGCAGGTGCCGCTGTCGGCGGTGGCGACGCTGGTCCGGACCACGGCGCCGCTCGCGATCTCGCACCAGGCGCAATTCCCGTCGGTCTCGCTCAGCTTCAACCTGGCGCCGGGCGAGGCGCTGGGCGACGCGGTCGCGGCCGTAAAAGCCATCGAGAGCAGGATCGGGATGCCCGGCAGCATCGTCGGGATCTATTCCGGCGACGCCGCCGAATTCGCGCGCTCGCTCGCCGGGCAGCCCTGGCTGATCCTGGCGGCGATCATCACGATCTACATCGTGCTCGGCGTGCTCTATGAGAGCTACATCCACCCGATCACCATCCTGTCGACGCTGCCTTCAGCCGGCGTCGGCGCCATCCTCGCCTTGATGCTGTGCGGGCAGGACCTCTCGGTGATCGGCCTGATCGGCATCATCCTGTTGATGGGCATCGTCAAGAAGAACGCGATCATGATGATCGACTTCGCGCTGGAGGCCGAGCGTCACCAGGGCATGTCGTCCTATGACGCCATCGTGCAGGCCTGCCTGCTGCGCTTCCGCCCGATCATGATGACGACGCTGGCGGCGCTGTTCGGCGCGCTGCCGCTCGCGATCGAAAGCGGCACCGGCGCCGAACTGCGCTTCCCGCTCGGCATTTCGATCATCGGCGGCCTGCTGCTGAGCCAGTTGCTGACGCTCTACACCACGCCGGTGATCTATCTGGCGCTCGACCGCCTCAACCGCCGGATCGAGCGGGCCGTGCCGGAGCCGGGTCCCAGCGGCCCGCCGATCGCGGGCGCCACCGAGGGCATGCAGTGA
- a CDS encoding efflux RND transporter periplasmic adaptor subunit, whose translation MLFKPDSTDDEKRTAPRKRSLLSRLLGRMVSLLITLVILGGLGYLGWLAFQPKQNGGGGRGAGGRPDLPVPVLAATPHVQDVPVYLDGVGSVRALNTVTVRSQVDGKLIAVNFVEGQDVKKGDVLGEIDPAIYQAQYDQAVATKAKDEALLANQKIDLARYEQLAASNAGSKQQADTQRALVAQQQAIIKADQAQIDNMRATLGYTKIVAPISGRAGLRQVDQGNIIHASDTTGLVILTQLQPIAVWFSLPQQQIMRVNAAAAKGQLAVDVFGNDGVTVIDTGKLTGIDNQVDPTTGTLKLKAEFPNTSYQLWPGQFVNVRLKVETLPQAIVVPTSAVQRGPAGTFSYVIGEGDIVTAKPVTVTQQNEHEAVIASGLTTSDRVVTTGFANLADGAKVVVGKDDGPPAADLAPRKRSRNPDGKRGAQGAGQGEGQGKDGKKDWQGKDGEHRGRHEHSEGDQKGQTGPAPAPAAGGEQSGGAPKAQP comes from the coding sequence ATGCTCTTTAAGCCCGACTCGACGGACGACGAGAAACGCACGGCGCCGCGCAAGCGGAGCCTTCTCTCGCGCCTGCTCGGGCGCATGGTGTCCCTGCTGATCACGCTCGTGATTCTGGGCGGGCTCGGCTATCTCGGCTGGCTCGCCTTCCAGCCCAAGCAAAATGGAGGCGGCGGGCGCGGCGCGGGCGGGCGGCCCGACCTGCCGGTGCCGGTGCTTGCGGCCACGCCGCATGTGCAGGACGTGCCGGTCTATCTCGACGGCGTCGGCTCAGTGAGGGCGTTGAACACGGTTACCGTGCGTTCCCAGGTCGACGGCAAGCTGATCGCGGTGAATTTCGTCGAGGGGCAGGACGTCAAGAAGGGTGACGTGCTCGGCGAGATCGATCCTGCGATCTATCAGGCGCAATACGACCAGGCGGTGGCCACGAAGGCCAAGGACGAAGCGCTGCTCGCCAATCAGAAGATAGACCTTGCCCGCTACGAGCAGCTCGCCGCCAGCAACGCGGGCTCCAAGCAGCAGGCCGATACACAACGCGCGCTGGTGGCGCAGCAGCAGGCCATCATCAAGGCCGATCAGGCCCAGATCGACAACATGCGAGCCACGCTGGGCTACACCAAGATCGTGGCGCCGATCTCCGGGCGCGCCGGCTTGCGCCAGGTCGACCAAGGCAACATCATCCACGCCTCCGACACCACCGGGCTCGTGATCCTGACCCAGCTGCAGCCGATCGCCGTGTGGTTCAGCCTGCCGCAGCAGCAGATCATGCGCGTCAACGCCGCGGCGGCGAAGGGCCAGCTCGCGGTCGATGTGTTCGGCAATGACGGCGTCACCGTGATCGATACCGGCAAGCTGACCGGCATCGACAACCAGGTCGATCCGACCACCGGCACGCTGAAGCTGAAGGCCGAATTCCCCAACACCAGCTACCAGCTCTGGCCCGGCCAGTTCGTCAATGTGCGGCTCAAGGTCGAGACCCTGCCGCAGGCGATCGTGGTGCCGACCTCGGCGGTACAGCGCGGTCCGGCCGGCACCTTCAGCTACGTGATCGGCGAGGGCGACATCGTCACCGCCAAGCCGGTCACGGTCACCCAGCAGAACGAGCATGAGGCCGTCATCGCCAGCGGCCTGACCACGTCGGACCGGGTCGTGACGACGGGCTTTGCCAATCTCGCCGATGGCGCGAAGGTCGTGGTCGGCAAGGATGACGGGCCGCCGGCCGCCGATCTCGCGCCGCGCAAGCGCAGCCGCAACCCTGACGGCAAGCGCGGGGCGCAAGGCGCTGGTCAAGGCGAAGGGCAGGGCAAGGACGGCAAGAAGGACTGGCAAGGCAAGGACGGCGAGCATCGCGGCCGGCACGAACATAGCGAAGGCGATCAGAAGGGGCAGACCGGACCGGCGCCCGCGCCGGCAGCAGGGGGCGAACAGTCGGGCGGCGCGCCGAAGGCGCAGCCATGA
- a CDS encoding efflux RND transporter permease subunit, producing MISISEPFIRRPVGTTLLAIGLFLVGIVAYHFLPVSSVPNVDFPTIRVSASRPGADPSVMAATVAAPLERKLGTISGVDQITSTSSLGTTSIQVQFSIGRNIDRAARDVQAAINASLADLPSDLPSLPRFRKANPAASPVFVLALTSKTISTSAMYDVADTVLAQRISQVPGVGEVTVSGADQPAVRIALNPVSLANAGIATDDVRLAIINANPLGPVGIFNGGRLSETLSINKQMRTAAEFRDVVIKSSNGNYVRLADVAEVEDSVRNSRSIAWFNKQPAVLIQITKQGDANVIDTVDGVRRMLPELKKWIPAGVEISTLVDRTGTIRASVEDMQFTLLATAVLVMIVVFVFLRRVVPTIAAGVSVPLALAGTCAGMWLAGFSIDNLSLMALAISVGFVVDDAIVMIENMYRNLEQGMAPYPAAVEGAKQIGFTVLSISLSLIAAFTPLIFMDGIVGRLLREFSLTLVFAIAVSTVVSLTITPMICAHYIREATSDHATWYDRVIEGTLSRVVAFYASTLRIVLGYPFLTLVVFFATVALTVTLYIKTPKGYFPTDDSGFVIGSTRASADISFQAMLQLQQRLADIVMADPAVAGIGSSVGSGGGPGGATSNRGTMFISLKPPEERGGLSTAQVIDRLRRNLFMVPGIRLFMFAAQDIRTGGRQSDSDYQYTLASTDLELLQKWAPIVAKRMETVEGITDVSSDRDPGGLQLNLVIDRKTASSLGVRVQDIDNALNNAFSQRQISYIYTQRNQYVVVLEIDPKFQSDPSNLERIYVAGANDVQVPLSALVHYQRGLSALAVYHSGGFPSTTVSFNLLPDVPLEVATTNIQQAVDELHMPEGIRGSFDGNAGDFNKTSGRQPLLILGALVAMYIVLGVLYESLAHPITIISTLPSAGLGALLALQVTNTPLTVIAFVGIILLIGIVKKNGIMMVDFALEAERHQGLSSRDAIFEACRARFRPILMTTMAALFAGIPLVIATGPGTELRRPLGITIIGGLFVSQILTLYTTPVIYLLIDRLRQRREPSGVHAPAE from the coding sequence GTGATCTCGATCTCGGAGCCCTTCATCCGCCGGCCGGTGGGCACCACCCTGCTTGCGATCGGGCTGTTCCTGGTCGGGATCGTCGCCTACCATTTCCTGCCGGTGTCGTCGGTCCCGAATGTCGATTTCCCGACCATCCGGGTGTCGGCGAGCCGGCCGGGGGCCGATCCCTCGGTGATGGCCGCGACCGTTGCCGCACCGCTGGAGCGCAAGCTCGGCACTATTTCGGGCGTCGACCAGATCACCTCGACGAGCTCGCTCGGCACCACCAGCATCCAGGTGCAGTTCTCGATCGGCCGCAACATCGACCGCGCCGCGCGCGACGTGCAGGCCGCGATCAACGCCTCGCTCGCCGATTTGCCGAGCGACCTGCCGTCGCTGCCCAGGTTCCGCAAGGCCAACCCGGCCGCGTCGCCGGTATTCGTGCTGGCGCTGACCTCGAAGACGATCTCGACCAGCGCGATGTACGACGTCGCCGACACGGTGCTGGCGCAGCGCATCTCGCAGGTGCCGGGAGTGGGCGAGGTGACCGTCAGCGGCGCCGACCAGCCGGCGGTGCGCATCGCGCTCAACCCGGTGTCGCTGGCGAACGCCGGAATCGCGACCGACGACGTCCGGCTCGCGATCATCAATGCCAACCCGCTGGGGCCGGTCGGCATCTTCAATGGCGGCCGGCTGAGCGAGACGCTCTCGATCAACAAGCAGATGCGCACCGCGGCCGAATTCCGCGACGTCGTCATCAAGAGCTCGAACGGCAATTACGTCCGCCTCGCCGACGTCGCCGAGGTCGAGGATTCCGTGCGCAACTCGCGCTCGATCGCCTGGTTCAACAAGCAGCCGGCGGTGCTGATCCAGATCACCAAGCAGGGCGACGCCAACGTCATCGACACCGTCGACGGCGTTCGCAGGATGCTGCCGGAACTGAAGAAATGGATTCCGGCGGGCGTCGAGATCTCGACCCTGGTCGATCGCACCGGAACGATCCGCGCCAGCGTCGAGGACATGCAGTTCACGCTGCTGGCGACCGCTGTGCTTGTGATGATCGTGGTGTTCGTGTTCCTGCGCCGGGTGGTGCCGACGATCGCCGCCGGCGTGTCGGTGCCGCTGGCGCTGGCCGGCACCTGCGCCGGGATGTGGCTCGCCGGCTTCTCGATCGACAATCTGTCGCTGATGGCGCTGGCGATCTCCGTCGGCTTCGTGGTCGACGACGCCATCGTGATGATCGAGAACATGTACCGCAATCTCGAGCAGGGCATGGCGCCGTATCCGGCCGCGGTCGAAGGCGCCAAGCAGATCGGCTTCACGGTGCTGTCGATCTCGCTGTCGCTGATCGCGGCCTTCACGCCGCTGATCTTCATGGATGGCATCGTCGGGCGGCTGCTGCGCGAATTCTCGCTGACGCTGGTGTTCGCGATCGCGGTCTCGACCGTGGTGTCGCTGACCATCACGCCGATGATCTGCGCGCATTACATCAGGGAGGCGACCTCGGATCACGCCACCTGGTACGACCGCGTCATCGAAGGCACGCTGTCCCGTGTCGTGGCGTTCTACGCATCGACGCTGCGGATCGTGCTCGGCTATCCCTTCCTGACCCTGGTGGTGTTCTTCGCCACCGTCGCGCTGACGGTGACGCTCTACATCAAGACGCCGAAGGGCTATTTTCCGACCGACGACAGCGGCTTTGTGATCGGCTCGACGCGGGCGTCGGCGGATATCTCGTTCCAGGCGATGCTTCAGCTGCAGCAGCGGCTCGCCGACATCGTGATGGCCGACCCCGCGGTCGCCGGCATCGGCTCGTCGGTCGGCTCCGGCGGCGGTCCGGGCGGCGCCACCTCCAACCGCGGCACCATGTTCATCAGCCTGAAGCCGCCGGAGGAGCGGGGCGGCCTGTCGACCGCGCAGGTGATCGACCGGCTGCGCCGCAACCTGTTCATGGTGCCGGGCATCCGCCTGTTCATGTTCGCCGCCCAGGACATCCGCACCGGCGGCCGGCAGAGCGATTCCGACTACCAGTACACGCTCGCCTCGACCGACCTCGAGCTGTTGCAGAAATGGGCGCCGATCGTGGCCAAGCGCATGGAGACGGTGGAGGGAATCACGGACGTCTCCTCCGACCGCGATCCCGGTGGCCTGCAGCTCAACCTCGTGATCGACCGCAAGACCGCCTCCAGCCTCGGCGTCCGCGTGCAGGACATCGACAACGCGCTCAACAATGCCTTCTCGCAGCGGCAGATCTCGTACATCTACACCCAGCGCAACCAGTACGTGGTGGTGCTCGAGATCGATCCGAAATTCCAGAGCGATCCGTCGAACCTCGAGCGCATCTATGTTGCCGGCGCCAATGACGTGCAGGTGCCGCTGTCGGCGCTGGTGCACTACCAGCGCGGCCTGTCGGCGCTCGCCGTCTATCACTCCGGCGGCTTCCCCTCGACCACGGTGTCGTTCAACCTGCTGCCGGACGTGCCGCTGGAGGTCGCGACGACGAACATCCAGCAGGCGGTCGACGAGCTGCACATGCCCGAGGGCATTCGCGGCAGCTTCGACGGCAATGCCGGCGATTTCAACAAGACCAGCGGGCGGCAGCCGCTGCTGATCCTCGGCGCGCTGGTCGCGATGTATATCGTGCTCGGCGTGCTCTATGAGAGCCTGGCGCATCCGATCACGATCATCTCGACGCTGCCGTCGGCCGGCCTCGGCGCCTTGCTCGCCTTGCAGGTGACCAACACGCCGCTGACGGTGATCGCCTTCGTCGGCATCATCCTCTTGATCGGCATCGTCAAGAAGAACGGCATCATGATGGTCGACTTCGCGCTCGAAGCCGAGCGGCATCAGGGCCTGTCGTCGCGGGACGCGATCTTCGAGGCCTGCCGCGCGCGCTTCCGTCCCATCCTGATGACGACGATGGCCGCGCTGTTCGCCGGCATTCCGCTGGTCATTGCGACCGGCCCGGGCACCGAGCTGCGCCGGCCGCTCGGCATCACCATCATCGGCGGCCTGTTCGTGTCGCAGATCCTGACGCTCTACACCACCCCGGTGATCTATCTGCTGATCGACCGGCTGCGCCAGCGCCGCGAGCCGTCAGGCGTGCACGCACCCGCGGAATAG
- a CDS encoding tRNA-uridine aminocarboxypropyltransferase, translating into MSEPTEAKTDIVAEIEECPHCGKPLPLCICDSVTPIESRIQLLILIHPQEQDRALGTARLLARHFENAVVRIGLSWPSLAKALGRPVPDPSRWAVLYLGSAKVEDLDTDAEIVAINRKGELEPHQRAILSDIEGIVLLDGTWSQAKALWWRNAWMLKCQRVILGPKRPSLYGQLRREPRRDGLATIEAAAILLAGLEKRPDIAATLSGSFERMLARFREVQAKMPELAPKPKKRDFRRRRR; encoded by the coding sequence ATGTCCGAACCGACCGAAGCAAAAACCGATATTGTCGCCGAGATCGAGGAGTGCCCGCATTGCGGCAAGCCGCTGCCGCTGTGCATCTGCGACAGCGTTACGCCGATCGAGAGCCGCATCCAGCTCCTGATCCTGATCCATCCGCAGGAGCAGGACAGGGCGCTCGGCACCGCGCGACTGTTGGCGCGGCATTTCGAGAACGCCGTGGTCCGGATCGGGCTGTCCTGGCCGAGCCTTGCCAAGGCGCTCGGCCGGCCGGTGCCCGATCCGTCGCGCTGGGCGGTGCTCTATCTTGGCTCGGCCAAGGTCGAGGATCTCGATACCGATGCCGAGATCGTTGCGATCAACCGCAAGGGCGAACTCGAGCCGCATCAGCGCGCGATCCTCTCCGACATCGAGGGCATCGTGCTGCTCGACGGTACCTGGAGTCAGGCCAAGGCGCTGTGGTGGCGCAATGCCTGGATGCTGAAGTGCCAGCGAGTGATTCTCGGGCCGAAACGGCCCTCGCTCTACGGCCAACTCCGCCGGGAACCGCGCCGCGACGGCCTGGCCACCATCGAGGCGGCCGCGATCCTGCTGGCAGGGCTGGAGAAGCGGCCGGACATTGCCGCGACGTTGTCAGGTAGTTTCGAGCGCATGCTGGCCAGGTTCCGGGAAGTGCAGGCCAAAATGCCGGAATTGGCGCCAAAACCAAAGAAGCGGGATTTCCGGAGGCGCCGGCGTTAG
- a CDS encoding efflux transporter outer membrane subunit, which translates to MGVTQPVSVMVPGGRFGLAVRARRLAGRSLVALGLAVGSAGCILTQDIPDPALDVPQGYKAARLGRPGDALPTLDWWRGFRSRELTQLMEEAQTVNLDIAAAVARFRQADALARQAGAALLPTLNLNGSETYSRTSGSSASGLTNGGREVVNYNASLSASYQLDFWGQNRDAAQAAEETAVANRFDREVVALTALASVANAYFTVLATQDRLRTAQSNIASAERILNAIKERFKAGTGSDLDVAQQESVLANQRALVPPLRQTLAQNINALAVLVSRPPESVRVSGGSLNAVAIPRVTPGLPSELLTQRPDIRRQEAQLSSATANVGSARAQFFPSIQLTGTGGYQSQALVSLFQPHAAFFNLVGSMTQPIFDGGRILGNFEYTKAKQDELLQTYRKTVVQSFTDVDNALVAIRETTRRLQLQRDVLSSSRRAFDLAEQQLKAGTADIVTVLNTQLTLFQAEDAYSQAQLARLLAIVSLYQALGGGWEPKMERPVDAL; encoded by the coding sequence ATGGGTGTGACCCAGCCCGTGTCCGTGATGGTGCCTGGAGGCCGGTTCGGCCTCGCCGTCCGCGCGCGCCGGCTCGCGGGACGCTCGCTCGTTGCGCTCGGCCTGGCCGTTGGTTCTGCCGGCTGCATTCTGACCCAGGACATCCCTGATCCGGCGCTCGACGTGCCACAGGGCTACAAGGCCGCGCGGCTCGGCCGGCCGGGCGATGCGCTTCCGACGCTCGATTGGTGGCGGGGCTTCCGCTCCAGGGAGCTGACGCAGCTGATGGAGGAGGCGCAGACCGTCAACCTCGACATCGCGGCTGCGGTTGCACGCTTCCGCCAGGCCGACGCGCTGGCGCGGCAGGCCGGCGCGGCGCTGCTGCCGACCCTCAATCTCAACGGATCGGAAACCTACTCGCGCACCTCCGGCTCCAGCGCCAGCGGCCTCACCAATGGCGGGCGCGAGGTGGTGAACTACAACGCCTCGCTGAGCGCCAGCTATCAGCTCGACTTCTGGGGCCAGAACCGCGACGCCGCGCAGGCGGCGGAGGAGACCGCCGTCGCCAACCGGTTCGACCGCGAGGTGGTGGCGCTGACCGCGCTGGCGAGCGTCGCCAATGCTTATTTCACCGTGCTGGCGACGCAGGACCGGCTTCGCACCGCGCAGAGCAACATCGCCAGCGCCGAGCGCATCCTCAATGCGATCAAGGAGCGCTTCAAGGCCGGCACCGGCTCCGATCTCGACGTCGCGCAGCAGGAGAGCGTGCTCGCCAACCAGCGCGCGCTGGTGCCGCCGCTGCGGCAGACGCTCGCCCAGAATATCAACGCGCTCGCGGTGCTGGTGTCGCGGCCGCCGGAAAGCGTGCGCGTCTCCGGCGGCTCGCTCAACGCCGTTGCGATCCCGCGCGTCACGCCGGGCCTGCCGTCTGAATTGCTGACCCAGCGTCCCGATATCCGCCGGCAGGAAGCGCAGCTCTCATCCGCCACCGCCAATGTCGGCAGCGCGCGGGCGCAGTTCTTCCCGAGCATCCAGCTGACCGGAACGGGCGGCTACCAGAGCCAGGCGCTGGTCTCGCTGTTCCAGCCGCATGCCGCCTTTTTCAACTTGGTCGGCAGCATGACCCAGCCGATTTTCGACGGCGGCCGGATCCTCGGCAATTTCGAATACACCAAGGCGAAGCAGGACGAGTTGCTGCAGACCTACCGCAAGACGGTGGTGCAGTCGTTCACCGACGTCGACAACGCGCTGGTCGCGATCCGCGAGACCACGCGGCGACTGCAGCTGCAGCGGGACGTGCTGTCGTCGTCGCGGCGCGCCTTCGACCTCGCCGAGCAGCAGCTCAAGGCCGGCACCGCCGATATCGTAACTGTGCTAAACACGCAGCTGACTTTGTTCCAGGCGGAAGATGCCTATTCGCAGGCCCAACTGGCCCGGCTATTGGCGATCGTGAGCCTGTATCAGGCCTTGGGGGGCGGCTGGGAACCGAAGATGGAAAGACCGGTCGATGCTCTTTAA